Genomic segment of Hyalangium ruber:
AGGTGGTGGAGTCCGGCAGCTACTCGAAGGAGCTGGCCGGCGGAGAAAAGAAGCCCGAGGACATCAAGGCACTGCTCAGCACGCCCAAGGTGCTCACGGCGCGCTACGGCCGCATCCACCTCACCTTCGACGAGCCGCTGTCGCTGGTGGATCTGATGAAGAGCCGCGGGCTCACGCCCGGCGAGCCGGTGACGGACGAGCAGAAGAAGGGCCTGGTGCGCGCGCTCGGCAACCGGGTGATGTACGGCATCAGCAAGGTGTCCACGGTGACGCCGCACGCGCTGGTGAGCGCCGCCCTGCTGGCCCACCGTCGCCGGGGTATCACCCAACGGGAGCTGGGCGACCGCATCACCCTGCTGCGCCGCATCGCCGAGGAGGAGCGCACCCCGCTGTCCAAGACGCTGGAGAACGCCCCCAGCGATCCGGAGACGCTGGGCGCCATCCGCGACGCGCTCCAGACGTTCCGGGCCGATGGGATGATCCGCACCCAGCAGGCGCGCGGCGAGTTCATCTACCAGCCCGAGGACGAGCGCCGCGCGGAGCTGTCCTTCTACAAGAACACCCTGATGAACCTGGTGACGCCGCGCAGCCTCGTGGCCAACGCGCTGCTGGCGGGCGCCGGGCCCTACGAGGGCGTGAAGGCGCGCGCCCTGTTCCTCTCGCGCCTCTTCAAGGTGGAGTTCATCTACCGGGTGGGCCTCACCTTCGACACCATCTTCGCCGAGACGGTGGAGGCCCTGGTGCGCATGGGCCTGGTGCTGCGCTCGGACGACACCCTGCAGGTGGCTCCCGAGCCGCACGCGCGCCCGTCCCTGGAGTTCCTCGCGGACCTGATGCGCGACTACCTCGAGGCGTACCTGCTGGCCGCGATGACGCTCGGTGACGTGGCCGAGGGCACCGCCACGGACCGGAAGACCTTCGTGAAGCTCGCCATGGAGACCGGCCGCGCCGAGTTCCACGCAGGCCGCATCGGCGCCGCCGAGTCCCTGGCCAAGACGACGCTGGAGAACGCCGTGGCCTACCTGCTCGACCAGAAGTACCTCGTCGAGGAGGACAAGAAGCTGAAGCTGGGCCCCGCCGCCTCCGAGCCGCTGGCCCGCGCGCAGCTCGCCGACGAGATCCGCCTCTACCTGCGCAGCGCGTAGTCCTCCGGCCGGCCCCTCAGAAGCTGGAGCGGAACGGGACGCGCACCTCTTCCACGAGCGCGTTCCCCTCGTAGTCCGTGAGGCTCGTGCGCAGCACCAGCGTATAGGAGGTATTCGAGGCGAAGGCCCCCGAGGCCGCTCCCACCATCACGGTGTAGGGGAGATCCCCTCGCTCGGTGTCCTCGTCGATGCCCGACAGGGGCGGCACGGTGATTCGCAGGGCCACCTCCGTCTGCCCCGAGAACACGGCGATGCCTGGGCGCAGCGTGCGCTCGTCCATCAGCTCCGAGAAGGTGACGCTCAGGGTGCCGTCCTTCGCGACCTCGGCGTTGGCCGCCGGCACGGTGGACTGCAGCTCCGGAGGGTCCGTGTCACGCACGGCCAGCAGCGGATCCCCCGGCTCCAGGCAGCCGGTGAGGCCCATCGCGGCACACGAGGCAATCAGCAGGCGGCGCATCAGCGGCACCCCTTCTGGCGGAGGCTGTTGTCCGAGTGGCACTTGAGGCACGCGCGATCGTTGGCCGCCGCGAGCTTCTGGCACGCATCCCGGAAGCCGCTCGGGTGCGGGTTGATCTGCCGGCGCTCGGACAACTCCGAGTGGCAGCTCATGCAGGACTCCTCGCGGTGGCAGGCGACGCACTGGCGGAGGTCCCGCGAGGCGGCGATGCCGTGGTGCTGCGGGCCGATGACCTCTACCCAGGTGTTGTAGTCCGGATGCACCTTGGCGTTGCGCGGGCGCAGCGAGGAGTCCGCGTCCATGCCCACGCCCACGCGCTCGTGGCAGGCGGCACAGAAGGACTGGGCGCGGTGGCAGCTCTCGCAGCGCGTGGCGTCCGTGCGCGCCTGCAGCGGGTGCAGGGTGATGAAGTCGTTGGGGTGTACCGACAGCGGCTTCTGGAGCGAGTCGTGGCACTGCTGGCAGTAGGAGTCCGAGTGGCACTCCATGCACGTCTGCCGAGCCACCGCTGCGCGGGTGCCGTGGTTGAACTCGAAGCGCGGGCCGTGGTCCATGCCCAGCGGGTTGCCCTGCATGGGCCGGAGGATGCCGGAGCTGAAGGTGAGCTGGAGCCGCCCCGAGGGCTGCTTCAGGTGGCACGCCTTGCACTCGTTGGTGACCACCTTGCCGTCATGGCACTCGAAGCAGGTGGCCATCTTGGGCAGCTGCTGCCGCGTGGCCAGCGTCACCTTCGTCATGTCCCCATGGCAGGCGACGCACTCCACCTTCTTGTCCAGGTGGAGCTTGTGGCTGAACTCGATGTTGGCGGGAGGCAGGTCCAGCTTCGCCGGCTCCTTGCGCACGGTGGCGTCGAAGCCCGGGTGACACGAGGCGCAGCCAGACGGCGGGTCCGTCTTCTGCCCCTTCTGGGCGGCGGCGATGTCGTGGCAGGTCTCGCACTCCTCGTGGCCGGGGAGGTTGCGATCCTTGGGAGACACGCTCGTGCGGGTGGAGTCGTGGCAGGTGGCGCAGTCGGCCCCGGCCTCCAGGTGCTGCGCGTGGTCGAAGCGCAGGGGGATGTTCTGCGCCGGGTAGATGGCGAGGCTGCGCTCACGGCCGGTGGCCGCCCAGGCCACTCCCGCGACGACGAGGGAGAGGGTGAGGACACCCAGTGCTTTACGGTACGGGCGGTCCATCTAGAGGTTCGCCTTGAGATCGAAGAGGAAGAAGGCCTTGGTATCCGAGCGGGTGAACGGGTTGAAGTTCTGCTCGAGCACCAGGGACAGGCGAGTCGACTGGCTCAGGGCCCGGCTGGCCCAGAGCTGCGCCCCGAAGAAGTTGCCCTTGAGCTGCGGGTTGAAGGCGTCATCGACGCGGGCCACCGACAGCCGCCCGTCCAGATCGAAGCGCCCCCGGTCGAAGCTGAAGCCGCCGGTGAGGTCCGCCCAGAGCTGATTGCCCCCGAAGCCGCCGCGGTACGTCACATCCAGCGCCGAGCGAAAAGCGCCCCACCGCAGCGCCGCGCCCACCGCACCACCCACGTTCGCGGAGGAGGGAGCCCCCTCCCCGTCCACCTGGTCGGCGATGCCCAGGTTCTCGTTGAGGTTGGTGTGGTACAGGCTGGCCAGACCCTGCACGTAGTAGCGCAGCGGGCCCACCGGGTAGAAGTCCACGCGCACGCGCGCCTCGTCCCGAGGGGCGAAGGCGAAGTAGTACCAGATGGAGTCCGAGGAGAAGACCGGGGTGAAGCGCAGCGCCTCGGCGCTCACGGCGAACTGCGTCTGGTCGTAGCGCACCTGCGCGCGCACCTGCGCCGGCGTCATCTGCAGCATGTCGAAGTCGAGCCCCGCCAGCGCCGTCACGCCCAGCCCGCGCCCGTAGCGCAGCTCCAGCCCCGCGCGCTCCAGGTCCGTCTTCCCGCCCACCATCGCCTTGCGGTAGCCGAGCGAGGCGCTGATGCCCTTGAAGTCCTCGAGGAACACCTTCGCCCCGTACATGGGCGCCAGGGCATCCAGGTTCTCGTCCGCGCCCACCACGCCCAGCTCCAGCCGGCGCGCGTCGCTCTCGCGAGTCCCTTCCGGCTGGTAGACCGAGGAGGTCAGAAAGCCCGCACCCCGGACCCACAGCCCGCCGTAGAGCTCCGCGCCCACGCCGAACCGCGTCTTGTAGCGCAGCCGCAGCCCGTCGAAGGCCAGGATGTCCATCGAGTCGACGTAGAGCTGGCGCCCCAGTCGGCCCTCGAAGCCGCCGCTGCCGTAGCGCGCGAAAGCGTGGAGCAGGTGCGCGTCCTCGGTGCGCAACCCGTCTACCTTCTCGGCCTCGCCACGCGGCAGCCCCAGGTCCGCGAAGACGCGCAGGTTGGACTCGAAGCCCAGATCCTGCCCGGTGACCAGCTCGAAGGCGTTGAGGCCCAGGTACTGGACGATCCGCCGCCGCGGCAGCAACACCACGTCATCCGGTGTGCTCCCACGCCATGAGCGGATCTGGTACGCCTGTGCCTCCGTGCGTGCCTCGATCTGAAATGCCGCTGCCGAGGCCGTCTCCGCCGCCAGCAGCGCCAGCACCAGACTCGAAGCCTGGACGGCTTTCCTCATGCTCCGCTGAATTCGATCCAGGAAGAACGTCAAGGTGGCGGCATTATAAGGACGTCCGCTCCAAGGTTTATCGGTTTTCGCACGCCTTTTCTGAGTCAGGAGATCCCGGTGGAAGATTCCACCCCTCGCCCGCCCCTCACGCCACTGTGGAGCCCGCTGCTGGTGGCGATGGTCTGCGGCCCGACCGTGCTCGCGCTGTTCCTGACGCTCGGGGGAATGAGCCAGGTGCTCAACGCGGCCTTCGGCCTGTGGTTCACGGAGATCTTCATCTTCGTGGGCGTGTGCTGGGTGCTGCTGCGCGCCACTGCCTACGAGCCCTGGAGCTACACGGGATTGCATGCCCCTCAGCCCAGCGCGGCGGCCCTGGGCTTCGGGCTGGGAGTGGCCAACTTCTTCGCCTTCGTGGTGCCCATCCAGTACGCGGCGCAGTCGGTGGCGCCGCCGTGGCTTCGCGAGATGTTCGACGTGAGCCGGATCTTCGAGGGCCAGAGCTCGCTGGAGCTGGGCCTGCTCATCGCTGGCGTCTCCCTGGCCGCGCCGTTCTGCGAGGAGTTCTTCTTCCGGGGCGTCTTCCAGAAGGGCCTGCTGGCCACCACGCTCTCGCGGCCCGCCGCCGTGCTGGTAACGGCCGTGGTGTTCAGCGCGTTCCACCTGGATCCGGTGGGCTTCCTGGCGCGGGTGGAGCTGGGCGTGCTGTTCGGCGCGCTGCGGCTCTACACCGGCTCGCTGTGGCCGAGCATCCTCGCCCACTCGGCCAACAACGTGGTGTCCTCCATGCTGTTCCTCCTCTTCCGGGAGGCGGGAGCCGAGGCCGCCGAGGAGCGGCCCCCACTGCAGGCCATCTTGGGGCTGATGAGCGTGGGGGTGCTGGCCATGGGAGGCCTGATCGCACTGGGGCGCCGGTTCCCCTCGCTGTGGGGGACGCGTCGGGAACCCGAGACCGTGGCCGTATCTCCCCCTCCCCTGGCGCGCAGTGTGCTGCCCTGGGTGGTGACGGCCACGCTGTCGGTCGGGGCCCTGGTGCTCGTGGACTCGCGCGGCATCCGCCTGAGCTACCTCGACATCCAGCACCGACTGCCCAGGCTGCCGAA
This window contains:
- a CDS encoding Ig-like domain-containing protein: MRRLLIASCAAMGLTGCLEPGDPLLAVRDTDPPELQSTVPAANAEVAKDGTLSVTFSELMDERTLRPGIAVFSGQTEVALRITVPPLSGIDEDTERGDLPYTVMVGAASGAFASNTSYTLVLRTSLTDYEGNALVEEVRVPFRSSF
- a CDS encoding cytochrome c3 family protein, which codes for MDRPYRKALGVLTLSLVVAGVAWAATGRERSLAIYPAQNIPLRFDHAQHLEAGADCATCHDSTRTSVSPKDRNLPGHEECETCHDIAAAQKGQKTDPPSGCASCHPGFDATVRKEPAKLDLPPANIEFSHKLHLDKKVECVACHGDMTKVTLATRQQLPKMATCFECHDGKVVTNECKACHLKQPSGRLQLTFSSGILRPMQGNPLGMDHGPRFEFNHGTRAAVARQTCMECHSDSYCQQCHDSLQKPLSVHPNDFITLHPLQARTDATRCESCHRAQSFCAACHERVGVGMDADSSLRPRNAKVHPDYNTWVEVIGPQHHGIAASRDLRQCVACHREESCMSCHSELSERRQINPHPSGFRDACQKLAAANDRACLKCHSDNSLRQKGCR
- a CDS encoding type II CAAX prenyl endopeptidase Rce1 family protein, which encodes MEDSTPRPPLTPLWSPLLVAMVCGPTVLALFLTLGGMSQVLNAAFGLWFTEIFIFVGVCWVLLRATAYEPWSYTGLHAPQPSAAALGFGLGVANFFAFVVPIQYAAQSVAPPWLREMFDVSRIFEGQSSLELGLLIAGVSLAAPFCEEFFFRGVFQKGLLATTLSRPAAVLVTAVVFSAFHLDPVGFLARVELGVLFGALRLYTGSLWPSILAHSANNVVSSMLFLLFREAGAEAAEERPPLQAILGLMSVGVLAMGGLIALGRRFPSLWGTRREPETVAVSPPPLARSVLPWVVTATLSVGALVLVDSRGIRLSYLDIQHRLPRLPKDAPDALHAERAQLKRLRQEVRGGRVPIKVYEEELLRQAQAHPKNTR